Proteins encoded by one window of Kribbella flavida DSM 17836:
- a CDS encoding NAD-dependent epimerase/dehydratase family protein, with amino-acid sequence MRVLVAGATGAMGKQLVPRLTGAGHEVFAMIRSASDKAKTTQLGAVPVIADALDRAAVEAAVRQASPEVVVHQLTAIGHIDTRHFDRSFAATDRLRIEGTDNLLAAARAAGVRRFVAQSNGAFTYGRTGGPVKTEQDPLDPAPIPPMAPMIAAVKHLENAVLGATWTEGIVLRYGAFYGPGTSMAPGSEQLEMIRKRKFPVVGDGGGVWSFVHIADAAEATVAALEHGDRGVYNIVDDDPAPVAEWLPELATMLDAKKPMRVPRFVGRLAAGPAGVVLMTELRGASNAKAKRELGWRPAHSSWRQGFQV; translated from the coding sequence ATGAGAGTGTTGGTTGCGGGAGCGACTGGAGCGATGGGCAAGCAGCTGGTACCGCGGCTGACCGGCGCGGGCCACGAGGTGTTCGCCATGATCCGCAGTGCGTCGGACAAGGCCAAGACGACGCAGCTGGGCGCGGTGCCGGTGATCGCCGACGCGCTCGATCGGGCCGCGGTGGAGGCCGCCGTGCGCCAAGCGTCGCCGGAGGTGGTCGTGCACCAGCTGACCGCGATCGGGCACATCGACACCCGCCATTTCGACCGCAGCTTCGCCGCCACCGACCGGCTGCGGATCGAGGGCACCGACAACCTGCTGGCAGCCGCCCGCGCGGCCGGCGTACGACGGTTCGTCGCCCAGAGCAACGGCGCGTTCACCTACGGCCGGACCGGCGGGCCGGTCAAGACCGAACAAGATCCCCTGGATCCCGCACCGATCCCCCCGATGGCCCCGATGATCGCCGCGGTCAAGCACCTGGAGAACGCCGTGCTCGGCGCCACCTGGACCGAGGGCATCGTGCTGCGCTACGGCGCCTTCTACGGGCCCGGCACCTCCATGGCGCCGGGGTCGGAGCAGTTGGAGATGATCCGCAAGCGCAAGTTCCCGGTCGTCGGCGACGGCGGCGGGGTGTGGTCGTTCGTGCACATCGCCGACGCCGCCGAGGCCACCGTCGCAGCCCTGGAGCACGGGGACCGCGGTGTCTACAACATCGTCGACGACGACCCTGCCCCGGTCGCCGAGTGGCTCCCGGAACTGGCGACGATGCTCGACGCCAAGAAGCCGATGCGCGTGCCGCGGTTCGTCGGACGGCTCGCCGCCGGACCGGCCGGCGTCGTGCTGATGACCGAACTGCGCGGCGCGTCCAACGCCAAGGCCAAGCGCGAGCTGGGATGGCGCCCGGCCCATTCCAGCTGGCGCCAAGGCTTCCAGGTGTGA
- a CDS encoding YceI family protein: MSTYADLTGDYTIDPSHSRVGFVARHAMVTKVRGSFNEFEGTAHVDGQNPANSSVRVAIQAKSIDTRNGQRDDHLRSNDFLDMDNHPEITFESAAVEPAGDDTFKVSGDLTIRGVTKPVVIDFEYTGSATDPFGNVRIGLEGSVVINRKDFGVTWNAALEGGGVLVSEKITLEIEVSAIKNA; the protein is encoded by the coding sequence ATGAGCACGTACGCCGATCTGACCGGTGACTACACCATCGACCCCTCGCACAGCCGGGTCGGGTTCGTCGCCCGGCACGCGATGGTGACGAAGGTGCGGGGATCGTTCAACGAGTTCGAGGGCACCGCGCACGTCGACGGGCAGAACCCGGCGAACTCCAGCGTGCGGGTCGCCATCCAGGCCAAGAGCATCGACACCCGCAACGGCCAGCGGGACGACCACCTGCGCAGCAACGACTTCCTCGACATGGACAACCACCCGGAGATCACCTTCGAGTCGGCCGCCGTCGAACCGGCCGGCGACGACACCTTCAAGGTGTCCGGCGACCTGACCATCCGGGGCGTGACGAAGCCGGTCGTGATCGACTTCGAGTACACCGGCTCGGCGACCGACCCGTTCGGCAACGTACGGATCGGGCTGGAGGGCTCGGTCGTGATCAACCGCAAGGACTTCGGTGTCACCTGGAACGCGGCGCTCGAGGGCGGCGGCGTGCTGGTGAGCGAGAAGATCACGCTCGAGATCGAGGTCTCCGCGATCAAGAACGCCTGA
- a CDS encoding fused MFS/spermidine synthase, translated as MSETQAPVRGIGDKLAIGLSLGSSAAVMVLELVSLRLVAPYLGLTLETNTAIIGVALAAIATGAAMGGRFADSVSPVRTLGPLVLFGGALVLLVLPVVRWTGEAVRGGGSNAVFLAVAVAMFVPASLLAAVTPMVTKLRLSTLAQTGTVVGRLSAYATVGAIAGTVLTGFVFVAKVPTSVIVLCLGGLLVATGAILTIVLRGLQAATRPLVLALVGTGLTLLAPRPCEVETAYHCARIEPDPARASGRTLYLDQLRHSYVDLADPTHLEFQYTKNFGAVVDSRWPAGQRLDALHVGGGGLTMPHWLTATRQGSHNKVYEIDPGVIALDRAELGAKPGPELDLQTRDGRLGVRSEPADSRDLVIMDAFGGVAVPWHLTTREVVADVRRVLRPGGIYLVNVIDFGPQNFFKAEARTVAAEFEHLAVVSTEEALAGEEGGNFVVVASDQPLPIAELRARLANRAAVIDGAEGIRALVGDAPLLTDDFAPVDQLLTPFQG; from the coding sequence GTGAGTGAGACGCAGGCCCCGGTCCGTGGCATCGGGGACAAGTTGGCCATCGGTCTGTCCCTGGGAAGCTCCGCCGCGGTGATGGTGCTGGAACTGGTCTCGCTGCGGCTTGTCGCGCCGTACCTGGGGCTGACGCTGGAGACCAACACCGCGATCATCGGCGTCGCGCTGGCCGCCATCGCGACCGGTGCGGCGATGGGCGGGCGGTTCGCCGACTCGGTGTCGCCGGTCCGGACGCTCGGGCCGCTGGTGCTGTTCGGCGGCGCCCTGGTGCTGCTGGTCCTGCCGGTCGTTCGGTGGACCGGTGAAGCCGTCCGCGGCGGTGGCAGCAACGCGGTGTTCCTCGCGGTCGCCGTCGCGATGTTCGTGCCCGCCTCGCTGCTGGCCGCGGTGACGCCGATGGTGACCAAGCTCAGGTTGTCCACGTTGGCGCAGACCGGCACAGTCGTCGGCCGGTTGTCGGCGTACGCGACCGTCGGCGCCATCGCCGGCACGGTGCTGACCGGGTTCGTGTTCGTCGCGAAGGTGCCGACCAGTGTGATCGTGCTCTGCCTCGGCGGTCTGCTCGTCGCCACCGGGGCGATCCTGACCATCGTGCTGCGCGGTCTGCAGGCGGCGACCCGGCCGCTGGTGCTGGCGCTGGTCGGCACCGGGCTGACGCTGCTCGCCCCACGGCCGTGCGAGGTCGAGACCGCCTACCACTGCGCCCGGATCGAGCCGGATCCCGCCCGCGCCTCCGGCCGCACGCTGTACCTCGACCAGCTCAGGCACTCGTACGTCGACCTGGCCGACCCCACTCATCTCGAGTTCCAGTACACCAAGAACTTCGGGGCCGTCGTCGACAGCCGGTGGCCCGCGGGGCAGCGGCTGGACGCGTTGCACGTCGGCGGCGGCGGACTGACCATGCCGCACTGGCTGACGGCGACCCGGCAGGGCAGCCACAACAAGGTGTACGAGATCGACCCCGGCGTGATCGCGCTCGACCGGGCCGAGCTCGGCGCCAAGCCCGGACCCGAGCTCGACCTGCAGACCCGCGACGGGCGGCTCGGCGTACGGTCGGAGCCGGCGGACAGCCGCGACCTGGTGATCATGGACGCCTTCGGTGGGGTGGCCGTGCCGTGGCACCTGACCACCCGCGAGGTCGTCGCCGACGTCCGGCGGGTGCTGCGGCCGGGCGGGATCTACCTGGTCAACGTGATCGACTTCGGTCCGCAGAACTTCTTCAAGGCCGAGGCGCGGACGGTGGCGGCCGAGTTCGAGCACCTCGCGGTGGTCTCCACCGAGGAGGCGCTGGCCGGCGAGGAGGGCGGCAACTTCGTGGTGGTCGCCTCCGACCAGCCGTTGCCGATCGCCGAGCTCCGGGCCCGGCTGGCGAACCGTGCCGCGGTGATCGACGGGGCCGAGGGCATCCGCGCGCTCGTCGGCGACGCGCCGCTGCTGACCGACGACTTCGCCCCGGTCGACCAACTGCTGACCCCGTTCCAGGGCTGA
- the sigJ gene encoding RNA polymerase sigma factor SigJ — MPGTVDDVDRFELSRPRLEAIAYRLLGSAAEAQDAVQETFLRWHAADVDRIEVPEAWLTKVLTNLCLNQLTSARARRETYVGRWLPEPLLAGDPMLGPADAAERREAVSYAVLTLMERLSPNERAVYVLREAFDYPHREIAEILEVTEAASQQIYHRAKKHVADAKARPVIDKAAAQRIVEEFLAAATSGRTEQLVRLLTTDAISVGDGGGKVPARTKAFEGAVAVAQFVQGLLKPAEAKRALVGGSPQIYASTANGEPAVVVVVDDRVVAIMCLEVTAEGITACRTQANPDKLERATDQWAAADRGEPLLVM, encoded by the coding sequence GTGCCTGGGACAGTGGACGACGTCGACCGGTTCGAGCTGTCGAGACCGCGCCTGGAAGCCATCGCCTACCGTCTGCTCGGTTCCGCGGCCGAGGCTCAGGACGCCGTGCAGGAGACGTTCCTGCGCTGGCACGCCGCCGACGTCGACCGCATCGAGGTTCCCGAGGCGTGGCTGACGAAGGTCCTCACCAACCTCTGCCTCAACCAGCTCACCTCCGCGCGGGCACGGCGCGAGACGTACGTGGGCCGGTGGCTGCCCGAGCCGCTGCTGGCCGGCGACCCCATGCTCGGCCCGGCCGACGCCGCCGAGCGACGGGAAGCGGTCTCGTACGCGGTGCTCACTCTGATGGAGCGGCTGTCGCCCAACGAACGGGCCGTGTACGTCCTGCGGGAGGCCTTCGACTACCCGCACCGGGAGATCGCCGAGATCCTCGAGGTCACCGAGGCCGCCAGCCAGCAGATCTATCACCGTGCCAAGAAGCATGTCGCGGACGCCAAAGCCCGCCCCGTCATCGACAAGGCCGCCGCCCAGCGGATCGTCGAGGAGTTTCTCGCGGCCGCCACGAGCGGCCGGACCGAGCAGCTGGTCCGCCTGCTCACGACGGACGCCATCTCCGTCGGCGACGGCGGAGGCAAGGTTCCGGCCCGCACCAAGGCGTTCGAGGGAGCCGTCGCGGTCGCGCAGTTCGTGCAGGGCCTGCTCAAGCCGGCCGAGGCCAAGCGCGCCCTCGTCGGCGGCTCGCCGCAGATCTACGCCTCGACCGCCAACGGCGAACCCGCCGTGGTGGTCGTCGTGGACGACCGGGTCGTCGCGATCATGTGCCTGGAGGTCACCGCCGAGGGCATCACCGCCTGCCGCACCCAAGCCAACCCGGACAAGCTCGAACGTGCCACCGACCAGTGGGCGGCGGCCGACCGCGGGGAACCCCTGCTCGTGATGTGA
- a CDS encoding MmcQ/YjbR family DNA-binding protein, translating into MSPEVVVGVDGLERLRALCLALPEVTERLSHGEPTWFVRGRKTFVMFANRHHDDRVGCWCAAPEGAQEELLATDPERFFRPPYVGHRGWVGVYLDVEDVDWDQLADVVRDAYRQVAPKSLVAQLED; encoded by the coding sequence GTGAGCCCGGAGGTGGTGGTCGGCGTGGACGGGCTGGAGCGGTTGCGGGCGTTGTGCCTGGCGTTGCCGGAGGTGACCGAGCGGTTGAGCCACGGTGAGCCGACCTGGTTCGTCCGGGGCAGGAAGACCTTCGTGATGTTCGCGAACCGGCACCACGACGACCGGGTCGGCTGCTGGTGCGCCGCCCCCGAAGGGGCGCAGGAGGAACTGCTCGCCACCGACCCCGAGCGGTTCTTCCGCCCGCCGTACGTCGGGCACCGCGGCTGGGTCGGCGTCTACCTGGACGTCGAGGACGTCGACTGGGACCAGCTCGCCGACGTCGTCCGGGACGCCTACCGGCAGGTCGCCCCGAAGTCCCTGGTCGCGCAGCTGGAGGACTAG